One segment of Thermodesulfovibrio sp. 3907-1M DNA contains the following:
- the xseB gene encoding exodeoxyribonuclease VII small subunit, whose protein sequence is MENLSYSKAMKEIEEILKFIESQEVDVDVLVEKVKRATELIRFCKSKLKTAEEELHKTLITLEESDSTEVDPF, encoded by the coding sequence ATGGAGAACTTAAGTTATTCTAAGGCAATGAAAGAGATTGAAGAAATTCTTAAGTTTATAGAATCACAGGAAGTGGATGTGGATGTTCTCGTTGAAAAGGTAAAAAGGGCAACAGAGCTTATTCGTTTTTGCAAGAGCAAATTGAAAACTGCAGAGGAAGAACTTCATAAAACCCTCATTACCCTTGAAGAATCAGATTCTACAGAGGTTGACCCCTTTTAA
- a CDS encoding RNA methyltransferase has protein sequence MTLWKDNVYFVLVEPKESGNIGSSARAIKNMGFRNLILVNPVTLTDEAYWMAWASKDILERAEVYKELDDALRDKALVVGTTRRRGSKRGAILDVKDGVKRVFEVAQNNKVAILFGREDKGLFNEEVEKCGCLITIPTSELQPSLNLAQAVLIVAYELMRLEEIKDFHMERQFYVDQQELNRLYERVFTVLKKIGYMPDNPYLEKRIMNNFRHLLGRTGLTFWELKLLHGICTHIEEKLKNSG, from the coding sequence ATGACTTTATGGAAAGATAATGTCTATTTTGTTTTAGTTGAGCCAAAAGAGTCAGGAAATATTGGCTCCTCTGCAAGAGCAATAAAAAACATGGGGTTTAGAAATCTCATCCTTGTAAATCCTGTAACGCTAACAGACGAAGCTTACTGGATGGCATGGGCAAGCAAGGATATTCTTGAAAGAGCTGAAGTTTATAAAGAGCTTGACGATGCTCTCAGAGACAAAGCGCTTGTAGTTGGAACAACACGAAGAAGAGGCTCAAAAAGAGGAGCGATTCTGGATGTAAAGGATGGAGTAAAAAGAGTTTTTGAAGTAGCTCAAAATAACAAAGTTGCCATACTTTTTGGAAGAGAGGACAAAGGTCTTTTCAATGAAGAAGTGGAAAAGTGCGGATGTCTTATAACAATTCCCACATCAGAGCTACAGCCTTCATTAAATCTTGCTCAGGCAGTTTTAATAGTTGCCTATGAACTCATGAGATTAGAAGAAATAAAAGACTTCCACATGGAAAGGCAGTTTTATGTGGATCAGCAGGAACTCAACAGACTTTACGAAAGAGTCTTTACGGTTCTAAAAAAAATTGGATACATGCCTGACAATCCTTACCTTGAAAAAAGGATAATGAACAATTTCAGACATCTTCTTGGAAGAACAGGGCTTACATTCTGGGAACTGAAACTTCTTCACGGAATCTGCACTCACATAGAAGAAAAACTTAAAAATTCAGGTTGA
- a CDS encoding pyridoxine 5'-phosphate synthase, protein MVILGVNVDHVATVRQARKTFEPDPVMAATLAILGGADGITVHLREDRRHIQDRDLKILREVVPCELNLEMAATEEMINIALAVKPDMVTLVPEKRQELTTEGGLNVIELKTHLREAIKKIKDQGIPVSLFINPDRASIECSKEIGADMVEIHTGYYSETKGHSQFKELERIKDAVAFSLSIGLKTNAGHGLNYYNVKPVAAIKGLRGLYIGHSIIARAILVGIARAVGEMKNLIKEACMNV, encoded by the coding sequence ATGGTTATCTTAGGAGTAAATGTTGACCATGTTGCTACTGTAAGGCAGGCAAGAAAAACTTTTGAACCAGACCCTGTAATGGCTGCAACTCTGGCAATACTGGGTGGAGCTGATGGAATAACGGTGCATCTAAGAGAGGACCGCAGGCACATACAGGACAGAGACCTTAAAATCCTCAGAGAAGTTGTCCCATGTGAGCTAAATCTGGAAATGGCTGCTACTGAAGAGATGATTAACATAGCCCTTGCTGTAAAACCTGATATGGTAACCCTTGTCCCAGAAAAAAGACAAGAACTTACAACAGAAGGTGGTTTAAATGTTATTGAACTCAAAACTCATCTGAGGGAAGCCATTAAGAAAATTAAAGATCAAGGCATTCCAGTAAGTCTTTTCATAAATCCTGACAGAGCCTCCATTGAGTGCTCAAAGGAAATTGGAGCAGACATGGTTGAAATTCACACAGGATATTATTCTGAAACAAAAGGACATAGTCAGTTTAAAGAACTTGAAAGAATTAAAGACGCGGTTGCCTTTTCTTTAAGCATCGGACTTAAAACAAATGCAGGTCATGGACTAAATTATTATAATGTAAAACCTGTTGCAGCAATAAAAGGATTAAGAGGGCTTTATATTGGACACAGTATAATTGCAAGAGCTATTCTTGTAGGAATTGCAAGAGCAGTAGGAGAAATGAAAAATCTTATTAAAGAGGCTTGCATGAATGTTTAA
- a CDS encoding glycosyltransferase family 2 protein yields the protein MRNAGWRFPSRFLYFLIISGYIFYILHLSFFEAIINCISLCLLSLELFLIFDTTKKHRLRKTDFIDLPADYKPFVSILVPICREPAEVVKSTLTSLSNLDYENYEVYALVNNTPYDKDVEIIRKICNCLGEKLKFFYIPEIEGAKAGVLNYALRLISSETEIIGIIDSDYVVERDFLKKTVGYFKNQEIAVVQLPQDYFLDDTPASKGMYHAYRYFFSTVMNTCNEYNAASFMGTMGLIRRSVLERIGGFSEEVITEDSEIGIRIHELGYKTIYIDRSKGKGLMPYSYKAYKKQRARWVFGNMQTIMKNLKFFISGKLNFMQKLCYLAQNTIWFNNLFIPFWIIIFSSIGLVSFSFAFLVPYLAFLLSRSLGFFFAMPANTAVSLKERIYAFISFLSLTLPMATEWIKCLIYPKKGFWRTPKFKENSRVIGCIQEGLPEFLILLLSGFAFVLGILKNQVILATGAFINGLIYFSVVWQIYGFFKLSRKEKDENWINFATLEETAS from the coding sequence ATGAGGAATGCTGGCTGGCGTTTTCCTTCCAGATTTCTTTATTTCTTAATTATTTCTGGATACATTTTTTACATACTTCATCTGAGTTTTTTTGAAGCAATCATAAACTGCATTTCTTTATGTCTTCTCTCTCTGGAGCTTTTTCTAATTTTTGATACTACAAAAAAACACAGATTGAGAAAAACGGATTTTATTGATTTGCCGGCTGATTATAAGCCTTTTGTTTCCATTCTTGTTCCCATATGTAGAGAACCAGCAGAAGTAGTTAAATCCACATTAACTTCTCTGAGTAATCTTGATTATGAAAACTATGAAGTATATGCCCTGGTAAACAATACTCCTTATGATAAAGATGTAGAAATCATTAGAAAAATCTGCAACTGTCTTGGTGAAAAACTAAAATTTTTTTACATTCCAGAGATTGAAGGAGCTAAAGCAGGAGTTTTAAATTATGCTTTAAGACTCATCTCATCTGAGACCGAGATAATCGGAATTATAGATTCTGACTACGTAGTGGAAAGGGATTTTCTCAAAAAAACAGTGGGATACTTTAAAAATCAGGAAATAGCAGTTGTTCAACTTCCTCAGGATTATTTCCTGGATGATACTCCTGCATCAAAGGGAATGTATCATGCTTACAGATACTTCTTTAGCACTGTAATGAATACATGCAATGAATACAATGCTGCCTCTTTTATGGGCACAATGGGACTTATAAGAAGAAGCGTTCTTGAAAGAATTGGAGGATTTTCAGAGGAAGTCATAACAGAAGACAGTGAAATCGGGATAAGAATTCATGAGCTTGGTTACAAAACAATTTATATTGATCGTTCAAAAGGTAAGGGGCTTATGCCATATAGCTACAAAGCTTACAAGAAACAGAGAGCAAGATGGGTATTCGGAAACATGCAGACTATAATGAAAAATCTCAAATTTTTTATCAGTGGTAAACTCAATTTCATGCAAAAGCTTTGTTATTTAGCTCAAAATACAATATGGTTTAACAACTTATTTATACCTTTCTGGATTATAATATTCAGCAGCATTGGACTGGTTTCATTCAGCTTTGCTTTTTTAGTTCCATATTTAGCATTCCTGTTAAGCAGGTCTCTTGGTTTCTTTTTTGCAATGCCCGCTAATACTGCTGTGAGTTTAAAAGAGCGTATCTATGCATTTATCTCTTTTCTTTCCCTGACTCTGCCGATGGCAACTGAATGGATTAAATGCCTGATTTATCCAAAAAAAGGATTTTGGAGAACTCCTAAATTTAAGGAAAACTCTCGAGTAATTGGATGTATTCAAGAAGGCTTGCCAGAGTTCTTAATACTGCTCTTGAGCGGATTCGCCTTTGTTTTAGGAATCTTAAAAAATCAAGTTATCTTAGCTACAGGAGCTTTTATCAATGGCTTAATATACTTTTCAGTAGTATGGCAGATATATGGATTTTTTAAACTCTCAAGAAAAGAGAAAGATGAAAATTGGATTAATTTCGCCACTTTGGAAGAAACTGCCTCCTGA
- a CDS encoding glycosyltransferase family 4 protein, protein MKIGLISPLWKKLPPEKYGGTELVVYDLACALTEKGHEVSVFASGDSNLPCKLIPVVEKNLYEMLGQFKWDFYDYDILQTEKVGKMNNEFDILHNHNGFIPLTITPLIKTPMLTTIHSSLPPEPAVLREAFKDRFYISISNAQRELAPELNWIATVYHGIDVKKYPFSGEKGEYLVFLGTFSPHKGPDIAIEISKKSGIPIILAGEIRKEFEEFYREKILSQQDGRQIKVFGELTFQEKAELLKNALALIFPVRWKEAFGLVMIESMACGTPVIAFRKGSTQEVVEHGITGFLVGSVDEACEALKKIEKIDRNLCRKTVQQKFSRDTMAESYLKIYKMLEEDR, encoded by the coding sequence ATGAAAATTGGATTAATTTCGCCACTTTGGAAGAAACTGCCTCCTGAAAAATACGGAGGAACAGAACTTGTTGTTTATGACCTTGCATGCGCTTTAACTGAAAAAGGTCACGAAGTAAGTGTTTTTGCTTCTGGAGATTCAAATCTTCCATGCAAATTAATCCCAGTTGTAGAAAAAAATCTTTATGAGATGCTTGGGCAGTTTAAATGGGATTTCTATGACTATGATATTTTACAAACAGAGAAAGTAGGGAAAATGAATAATGAGTTTGATATTCTTCATAATCATAATGGATTTATTCCTCTGACTATTACTCCTCTAATAAAAACTCCCATGCTAACAACAATTCACAGTTCTTTACCACCAGAGCCTGCTGTGCTCAGAGAAGCCTTTAAAGACAGATTCTATATCTCCATAAGCAATGCTCAGAGAGAACTTGCCCCTGAGCTCAACTGGATAGCTACAGTTTATCATGGCATAGATGTAAAAAAATATCCCTTTTCAGGGGAGAAAGGAGAGTATCTTGTCTTTCTTGGAACTTTTTCTCCTCATAAGGGTCCTGATATAGCAATTGAGATAAGCAAAAAAAGCGGTATTCCCATTATTCTTGCTGGAGAAATAAGAAAAGAGTTTGAGGAGTTTTACAGAGAGAAGATTCTTTCCCAGCAGGATGGAAGGCAGATTAAAGTATTTGGTGAGCTTACTTTTCAGGAAAAGGCAGAACTTTTAAAAAATGCTTTAGCACTGATATTCCCTGTAAGATGGAAAGAAGCCTTTGGACTTGTAATGATTGAATCAATGGCTTGCGGAACGCCTGTTATTGCTTTCAGAAAGGGCTCCACACAGGAAGTTGTAGAGCACGGTATTACCGGATTTTTAGTTGGTTCTGTTGATGAAGCATGCGAGGCTTTAAAAAAGATTGAAAAAATTGACAGAAACCTTTGCAGAAAAACTGTTCAGCAAAAGTTTTCAAGAGACACCATGGCTGAAAGTTATTTAAAAATCTACAAAATGCTGGAGGAAGACCGATGA
- a CDS encoding glycosyltransferase family 4 protein, which yields MKIAQVAPLIERVPPPMYGGVELIVGELVEGLHNQGHEVTLFATGDSICPQKLVSVVASAMRGRPRREIWKYEFLQAAKVIEMSDDFDIIHCHFGPNIFPWGWIADLIEKPVVFTLHCRLDLPELKKIYNETDLFKRCYHVSISNDQRTPLPEAHYVATVYNGIEVEKYPFNDKKEDFLIFLGRSSPEKGIVEAIKIAKKAKQKLMVLTKVDPVDEEYFNKEVKPLIDGKDVILIGEVPFKEKVSWLSKAKAMLFPIQWKEPFGLVMIESMACGTPVIAPRRASVPEIVVDGTTGFIVSVENMIDEMVEKIKEIEKINPLDCRLHVEKNFTADKMVKEYLKVYEKILQLHKPFCLVEKIW from the coding sequence ATGAAAATAGCACAGGTTGCACCACTTATTGAAAGAGTTCCACCACCAATGTATGGAGGAGTGGAACTCATCGTGGGAGAACTTGTAGAAGGATTGCACAACCAGGGGCATGAAGTAACGCTTTTTGCAACAGGAGATTCTATCTGTCCCCAAAAACTTGTTTCTGTTGTAGCTTCTGCAATGAGAGGAAGACCAAGAAGAGAAATATGGAAGTACGAGTTTTTGCAGGCTGCAAAAGTAATTGAAATGAGTGATGATTTTGATATAATTCACTGTCATTTTGGTCCCAATATTTTTCCCTGGGGATGGATTGCGGATTTAATAGAAAAACCTGTAGTCTTCACTCTTCATTGTAGACTTGATCTCCCTGAACTTAAAAAGATTTATAATGAAACGGATTTATTTAAAAGATGTTACCATGTGTCTATCAGCAATGACCAGAGAACACCTCTTCCAGAAGCCCACTATGTGGCAACTGTTTACAATGGAATAGAAGTTGAAAAATATCCATTCAATGATAAAAAAGAAGACTTTTTAATATTTCTTGGAAGGTCTTCTCCTGAAAAAGGAATTGTTGAAGCAATAAAAATTGCCAAAAAAGCAAAACAAAAGCTTATGGTTTTAACAAAGGTTGATCCTGTTGATGAGGAATACTTCAATAAAGAAGTAAAACCATTGATTGATGGCAAAGATGTAATTTTAATTGGAGAAGTTCCATTTAAAGAAAAAGTGTCATGGTTAAGTAAAGCAAAGGCAATGCTTTTTCCAATTCAATGGAAAGAACCTTTTGGACTTGTAATGATTGAATCAATGGCTTGCGGAACGCCTGTTATTGCTCCAAGAAGAGCTTCTGTGCCTGAAATAGTAGTTGATGGAACTACAGGTTTTATTGTTTCAGTTGAAAACATGATTGATGAGATGGTTGAAAAAATTAAAGAGATTGAAAAAATAAATCCTTTGGATTGCAGATTGCATGTAGAAAAAAACTTCACCGCAGACAAGATGGTAAAAGAATATTTAAAGGTATATGAAAAAATTCTTCAACTCCATAAACCCTTTTGTCTTGTAGAAAAAATTTGGTAA
- the xseA gene encoding exodeoxyribonuclease VII large subunit — MFKVDVTYQSLSQYLIEIREYIQEISDYQWIVAEIAKIDPDKNGNYWIELVEKTNNEIVAKCDAVVWSRNADTVLNFYIKTGMQLQKGIKILFLGRATFHEKHGFKISIYQIDPSFSLGEMALKKKETIERLTREGLIQRNKLLEIPVIIQRIAIVSSESAAGYEDFLKILKGNRYGFKFYTKLFDAFVQGESAVVSLMEAFQRCAIEAKAFDAVVLIRGGGSVTDLAIFNDYELAKTMALMPIPVFTGIGHTRDETVADFVASMSFKTPSEVAKFIVDKAVDFDSRLDTLKHRIIHRAESFLSVEISRNQSIEERFKLAVKNSREKILQKMNLTVSEVHNNVLKRVHSEREILFKVKQQLYKKTNLLLTAQEVEITNINNKVKMKINENMAKQSFRISSYRDSLFTKLKNTLSLKNIQIERVSEKLRLLSPENILKRGYSITYLNGKVLKNSQEVPLRANIQIQLYNGKLTAEVTRKEENNGELKLF; from the coding sequence ATGTTTAAAGTAGACGTAACCTATCAGAGTCTTTCACAGTACTTAATTGAGATCAGGGAATATATTCAGGAAATCTCTGATTATCAATGGATTGTTGCTGAGATAGCAAAAATAGACCCTGATAAAAACGGAAACTACTGGATTGAACTTGTTGAGAAAACCAACAATGAAATCGTTGCCAAATGTGATGCTGTGGTATGGAGTAGAAACGCTGATACAGTCTTGAACTTTTACATAAAAACAGGGATGCAGCTTCAAAAGGGTATAAAAATTCTTTTTCTCGGCAGAGCAACTTTTCACGAAAAGCACGGTTTTAAAATAAGTATTTATCAGATTGATCCCTCCTTCAGCCTTGGAGAGATGGCTTTAAAAAAGAAAGAAACAATAGAAAGGCTCACAAGAGAAGGACTTATTCAAAGGAATAAACTTCTTGAAATTCCAGTTATAATTCAGAGGATTGCAATTGTATCCAGTGAGTCTGCAGCGGGATATGAGGATTTTTTAAAAATTTTAAAGGGTAATAGATATGGTTTTAAGTTCTATACAAAACTTTTTGATGCCTTTGTTCAGGGAGAGTCTGCTGTTGTCTCTTTAATGGAGGCTTTTCAAAGATGCGCGATTGAAGCTAAAGCTTTTGATGCTGTTGTTTTAATTCGTGGAGGTGGTTCTGTTACTGATCTGGCAATTTTTAATGACTATGAACTGGCAAAAACAATGGCTTTGATGCCAATACCTGTATTTACTGGAATAGGACATACAAGGGATGAAACTGTTGCAGACTTTGTTGCATCAATGTCTTTTAAAACTCCATCCGAGGTTGCCAAATTTATAGTTGACAAAGCAGTAGATTTTGACTCAAGGCTTGATACCCTGAAACATAGAATTATTCACAGAGCTGAGAGTTTTTTGAGTGTTGAGATTTCAAGAAATCAAAGCATTGAAGAAAGATTCAAGCTGGCTGTTAAAAACTCAAGGGAAAAAATTTTACAGAAGATGAATCTGACCGTAAGTGAAGTTCATAATAATGTTTTAAAAAGGGTTCACAGTGAAAGAGAAATTCTTTTCAAAGTTAAACAGCAGCTTTATAAAAAGACAAATCTACTCTTGACAGCGCAGGAAGTAGAGATCACAAACATTAATAATAAAGTAAAAATGAAAATCAACGAAAACATGGCAAAACAGAGTTTCAGAATAAGCTCTTACAGAGACAGCCTTTTTACAAAGCTGAAAAACACGCTTTCATTGAAAAATATCCAAATTGAAAGAGTTAGTGAAAAGCTTCGTCTTCTCAGTCCTGAAAATATCTTAAAAAGAGGCTACAGCATTACCTATTTAAATGGAAAAGTTCTGAAAAACTCTCAGGAAGTCCCTCTCAGGGCTAATATACAGATTCAGCTTTATAATGGAAAGCTTACAGCAGAAGTAACCAGGAAGGAGGAAAACAATGGAGAACTTAAGTTATTCTAA